One Citricoccus sp. K5 DNA window includes the following coding sequences:
- a CDS encoding methyltransferase domain-containing protein — translation MQDFTWDPQQYTVFADRRARPFRDLTARVRATDPKVVVDLGCGPGNMTRTLAERWPGAHVVGLDSSADMVASAQQMAAESGAPGNLEFAEVDAERWAPDAEVDVIVSNAMLQWIPDHRQLVRGWLEALKPGAWFAVQVPGNFAAPSHATIAEMSRRPEFEVALEGVVERESVYTTDEYLETLIEAGFEADIWETTYSQPLSGPDPVYDWVRGAALRPSLQRLEAADRRDGTNLQERYIEEYRRIMRESYPTYTTPEGVRLTDYPFRRIFIVGVKNDLSPSI, via the coding sequence ATGCAGGACTTCACCTGGGATCCCCAGCAGTACACCGTCTTCGCCGACCGCCGGGCCCGGCCGTTCCGTGACCTCACGGCGCGGGTCCGGGCCACGGACCCGAAGGTCGTGGTGGACCTGGGCTGTGGCCCGGGCAATATGACGCGGACCCTGGCCGAGCGCTGGCCGGGCGCCCACGTGGTCGGTCTGGACTCCTCAGCGGACATGGTGGCCTCCGCCCAGCAGATGGCCGCGGAGTCGGGAGCACCCGGCAACCTGGAGTTCGCCGAGGTGGATGCCGAGCGCTGGGCGCCGGACGCCGAGGTGGACGTGATCGTGTCCAATGCCATGCTGCAGTGGATCCCGGATCATCGGCAGCTGGTGCGCGGGTGGCTCGAGGCCCTGAAGCCCGGAGCCTGGTTCGCCGTGCAGGTCCCCGGCAATTTCGCTGCCCCCTCGCATGCGACCATCGCGGAGATGTCCCGCCGCCCCGAGTTCGAGGTCGCCCTGGAAGGCGTGGTGGAACGGGAATCGGTCTACACCACGGACGAGTACCTGGAGACCCTGATCGAAGCGGGCTTCGAGGCGGACATCTGGGAGACCACCTACAGTCAGCCCCTCAGTGGACCCGATCCGGTGTACGACTGGGTCCGCGGCGCCGCCCTGCGACCCTCGTTGCAGCGGCTGGAGGCCGCCGACCGGCGTGATGGCACCAATCTCCAGGAGCGGTACATCGAGGAGTACCGGCGGATCATGCGCGAGTCCTACCCGACCTACACCACGCCCGAGGGCGTGCGGCTGACGGACTACCCGTTCCGCCGCATCTTCATCGTGGGTGTGAAGAACGACCTCTCGCCCAGTATCTGA
- a CDS encoding MBL fold metallo-hydrolase has product MPSSTSPIRLLHDLPRVTVRQRSVSDMANNVYVLTSKTSGTQVLIDAADDAVAVSELLQSAKDDTPCELKLAVIITTHQHWDHIRALAEVVEATGVPTAAGVDDADAIERETGVRAKVLLNHGDTATFDGISMAVVGLRGHTPGSVALVYEPEDGPPLCFSGDSLFPGGVGNTQQDADRFDSLFTDVVERLFEQYPDDMIVHPGHGDATTLGTERPHLGDWRERGW; this is encoded by the coding sequence ATGCCTTCATCCACCTCCCCCATCCGGTTGCTGCACGATCTGCCCCGGGTGACGGTCCGCCAGCGGTCGGTCTCCGACATGGCGAACAACGTGTACGTCCTCACCTCGAAGACGTCCGGGACCCAGGTGCTGATCGATGCTGCGGACGACGCCGTCGCCGTCAGTGAGCTGCTGCAGTCGGCGAAGGACGACACCCCTTGCGAGCTCAAGCTGGCCGTGATCATCACGACCCACCAGCACTGGGACCATATCCGGGCCCTGGCCGAGGTCGTGGAGGCCACGGGGGTTCCGACCGCGGCCGGCGTGGACGATGCCGACGCCATCGAGCGGGAGACCGGCGTGCGCGCGAAGGTCCTGCTGAACCACGGCGATACGGCGACGTTCGACGGGATCTCGATGGCCGTCGTCGGGCTCCGTGGGCACACCCCGGGCTCGGTGGCGCTGGTCTACGAGCCAGAGGACGGGCCGCCGCTCTGCTTCTCGGGCGACAGCCTGTTCCCCGGGGGCGTGGGCAACACGCAGCAGGACGCGGACCGCTTCGACTCGCTGTTCACGGACGTGGTGGAGCGGTTGTTCGAGCAGTATCCGGATGACATGATCGTCCACCCCGGCCACGGAGACGCGACCACTCTCGGCACGGAACGCCCCCACCTCGGGGACTGGCGCGAACGCGGCTGGTAG
- a CDS encoding GntR family transcriptional regulator, translating to MAARGTSGQPKDPAQPEDPSAGTPPAKSPATPVPAWLVSALSINTGSTVPPYEQVRTGLLDLIHRKRLPVGSKLPTVRALASALGVAANTVARAYKELEQAAVVTARPRLGTVVAQGNDTAESQLAAAAVTYAQVARALGYGPREATRQLEAVFPAS from the coding sequence ATGGCGGCACGGGGCACATCAGGCCAACCGAAGGATCCGGCGCAACCTGAGGATCCATCGGCGGGCACACCGCCGGCGAAGTCCCCCGCCACTCCGGTCCCCGCGTGGTTGGTCAGCGCCCTGTCCATCAATACCGGCTCGACCGTTCCCCCCTACGAGCAGGTGCGGACCGGACTGCTCGACCTCATCCACCGCAAGAGGCTTCCGGTCGGCAGCAAGCTGCCCACGGTGCGCGCACTGGCCTCGGCCCTGGGCGTGGCCGCGAACACCGTGGCCCGCGCGTACAAAGAGCTGGAACAGGCCGCCGTCGTGACCGCCCGGCCACGGCTGGGGACCGTGGTGGCGCAGGGAAATGACACGGCGGAGTCCCAACTCGCCGCCGCGGCGGTCACCTATGCCCAGGTCGCGCGTGCCCTCGGGTATGGTCCGCGTGAGGCGACGCGGCAACTCGAGGCCGTCTTCCCGGCCTCCTGA
- the uvrA gene encoding excinuclease ABC subunit UvrA gives MVVKGAREHNLKNVDLDIPRDALVVFTGLSGSGKSSLAFDTIFAEGQRRYVESLSSYARMFLGRVDKPSVDFIEGLSPAVSIDQKSTNRNPRSTVGTITEVYDYMRLLWARIGIPHCPECGEPASRQSPQQIVDQLSELPAKTRFQVLAPVARGRKGEFVDVFTNLATQGFSRAIVDGELIQLSDPPKLKKQIKHTIAVVVDRLAMKDGIRQRLTDSVETALNLADGLVVIDFVDVDAAVDPAKANAGEWDAFDAEGTPKFRSFSEKLSCPNGHQLTIDEIEPRSFSFNNPFGACTVCTGIGTKLEVDEDLVVPDQDKTLLEGAIAPWSIGKSTSEYWQRLLSGLASEVGFSMDVPWKDLPAAARKAVLHGKDFKVEVSYRNRFGRERRYTTGFEGVIDYIHRKHLETESDHARDRYESYMREIPCAACNGTRLNPTSLSVTVGGKSISETTVLPMQDAIDFFEQLELSERDVQIADQVLKEILARLHFMLDVGLNYLNLERPAGTLSGGEAQRIRLATQIGSGLVGVLYVLDEPSIGLHQRDNRRLIETLLRLRDLGNTLIVVEHDEDTIAEADWIVDIGPRAGEHGGEVVHSGSLEGLKANERSLTGDYLAGRREIALPEQRRPLDKNRKITVVGARENNLKDVTIDFPLGVLTAVTGVSGSGKSTLVNEILYKVLANQLNHAKHVPGRHKRVNGLDQLDKVVHVDQSPIGRTPRSNPATYTGVFDTIRKLFADTQEAKVRGYQPGRFSFNIKGGRCEACSGDGTLKIEMNFLPDVYVPCEVCHGARYNRETLEVHYKGKNIAEVLQMPIDEAADFFSAYTKISRYLNTLVDVGLGYVKLGQPATTLSGGEAQRVKLAAELQKRSNGRTIYVLDEPTTGLHFEDIRKLLGVLQSLVEKGNTVITIEHNLDVIKSADHVIDLGPEGGSGGGGIVATGTPEQVARNAASHTGQFLAGIL, from the coding sequence ATCGTGGTCAAGGGTGCCCGCGAGCACAACCTGAAGAACGTGGACCTGGACATCCCGCGCGATGCGCTGGTCGTCTTCACCGGGCTCTCCGGCTCGGGCAAGTCCTCCCTCGCCTTCGACACGATCTTCGCGGAGGGCCAGCGCCGCTACGTGGAATCGCTGTCCTCCTATGCGCGCATGTTCCTCGGTCGAGTGGACAAGCCCTCCGTGGACTTCATCGAAGGTCTGTCCCCGGCGGTCTCGATCGACCAGAAGTCCACGAACCGCAACCCGCGCTCCACGGTCGGGACCATCACCGAGGTCTACGACTACATGCGCCTGCTGTGGGCACGTATCGGCATCCCACACTGCCCCGAGTGCGGCGAGCCGGCCAGCCGGCAGTCGCCACAACAGATCGTGGACCAGCTCAGCGAGCTGCCCGCCAAGACCCGCTTTCAGGTGCTCGCCCCCGTGGCCCGGGGCCGCAAGGGCGAATTCGTGGACGTCTTCACCAACCTCGCCACACAGGGCTTCTCCCGGGCGATCGTGGACGGTGAACTCATCCAGCTGTCCGACCCGCCGAAGCTGAAGAAGCAGATCAAGCACACCATCGCCGTGGTGGTGGACCGTCTGGCCATGAAGGACGGCATCCGCCAGCGACTCACCGATTCGGTGGAGACCGCCCTGAACCTGGCCGACGGCCTCGTGGTCATCGACTTCGTGGACGTGGACGCCGCCGTGGACCCGGCCAAGGCCAATGCGGGCGAGTGGGACGCCTTCGATGCGGAGGGAACGCCCAAGTTCCGCTCGTTCTCGGAGAAGCTGTCCTGCCCCAACGGCCACCAGCTGACCATCGACGAGATCGAGCCCCGCTCCTTCTCCTTCAACAATCCCTTCGGCGCGTGCACGGTCTGCACCGGTATCGGCACCAAACTGGAGGTGGACGAGGACCTCGTGGTCCCGGACCAGGACAAGACTCTCCTGGAGGGGGCCATCGCCCCCTGGTCGATCGGCAAGTCGACGTCTGAGTACTGGCAGCGGCTGCTCTCCGGCCTGGCCAGCGAGGTCGGCTTCAGCATGGACGTGCCCTGGAAGGACCTGCCGGCCGCTGCCCGCAAGGCCGTCCTGCACGGCAAGGACTTCAAGGTCGAGGTGTCCTACCGGAACCGCTTCGGCCGCGAACGCCGGTACACCACCGGCTTCGAGGGGGTCATCGACTACATCCACCGTAAACACCTCGAGACCGAGTCGGACCATGCCCGGGACCGCTACGAGTCCTACATGCGGGAGATCCCCTGTGCGGCGTGCAACGGCACCCGCCTGAACCCGACCTCACTGTCCGTGACCGTCGGCGGGAAGTCCATCTCCGAGACCACGGTCCTGCCGATGCAGGACGCCATCGACTTCTTCGAGCAGCTCGAGCTGTCCGAGCGGGACGTGCAGATCGCGGACCAGGTCCTCAAGGAGATCCTGGCGCGCCTGCACTTCATGCTGGACGTGGGCCTCAACTATCTGAACCTGGAGCGGCCGGCCGGAACGCTGTCCGGCGGCGAGGCCCAGCGCATCCGCCTGGCCACCCAGATCGGTTCTGGGCTCGTCGGGGTGCTCTACGTCCTGGACGAGCCGTCCATCGGCCTGCACCAGCGGGACAACCGGCGGCTGATCGAGACACTGCTGCGGCTCCGGGACCTCGGCAACACCCTGATCGTGGTGGAGCATGACGAGGACACGATCGCGGAGGCCGACTGGATCGTGGACATCGGCCCCCGGGCCGGTGAGCACGGCGGCGAGGTGGTCCACTCCGGCTCCCTCGAGGGCCTGAAGGCGAACGAACGATCGCTGACCGGTGACTACCTGGCCGGGCGGCGCGAGATCGCCCTGCCGGAGCAGCGCCGTCCCCTGGACAAGAATCGGAAGATCACCGTGGTCGGGGCCCGGGAGAACAACCTGAAGGACGTCACCATCGACTTCCCTCTCGGTGTGCTGACCGCCGTGACCGGCGTGTCCGGGTCCGGGAAGTCCACGCTCGTGAACGAGATCCTGTACAAGGTCCTCGCCAACCAGCTTAACCACGCCAAGCACGTCCCGGGCCGGCACAAACGGGTCAACGGGCTGGACCAGCTGGACAAGGTCGTGCACGTGGACCAGAGTCCGATCGGCCGCACTCCGCGCTCCAACCCCGCCACGTACACCGGCGTGTTCGACACCATCCGGAAGCTCTTCGCGGACACCCAGGAGGCCAAGGTCCGTGGCTACCAGCCCGGACGCTTCTCCTTCAACATCAAGGGCGGTCGCTGCGAGGCATGCTCCGGTGACGGCACCCTGAAGATCGAGATGAACTTCCTGCCGGACGTCTACGTCCCCTGCGAGGTCTGCCACGGCGCCCGGTACAACCGGGAGACCCTCGAAGTGCACTACAAGGGCAAGAACATCGCCGAGGTGCTCCAGATGCCGATCGACGAGGCGGCGGACTTCTTCTCCGCCTACACGAAGATCTCGCGCTACCTCAACACCCTGGTGGACGTCGGGCTCGGGTACGTCAAACTGGGCCAGCCCGCCACCACGCTCTCCGGCGGCGAGGCACAGCGCGTCAAGCTTGCGGCGGAGCTCCAGAAGCGCTCGAACGGCCGGACCATCTACGTGCTGGACGAGCCCACCACCGGCCTGCACTTCGAAGACATCCGTAAACTGCTGGGTGTGCTGCAGTCCCTCGTGGAGAAGGGCAACACGGTGATCACGATCGAGCACAACCTGGACGTCATCAAATCGGCTGACCATGTGATCGACCTCGGCCCGGAGGGAGGGTCCGGCGGCGGCGGCATCGTCGCCACCGGCACCCCGGAGCAGGTCGCTCGGAATGCGGCCAGCCACACCGGCCAGTTCCTCGCGGGGATCCTGTGA
- a CDS encoding HAD hydrolase-like protein, which yields MTAPVSAILFDLDGTLVDPAGAITGGIATALERHGLPVPGPDRLASLVGPPLQESLASLEGVTAENMPSVIRDYRAGYLSHGMAASTVYPGVRDALEDLRADHRLVVATSKPRSLARQLLRVQGLDHLFAAVCGSNDDETAPLPPHGTKVQAMDEALAAVGHPERAVMVGDRHFDLAGATHHGIPGIGVLWGFGSRHELEGAGATVLCEDAGDLPAHCRALLTAART from the coding sequence GTGACGGCGCCCGTCAGCGCGATCCTGTTCGACCTGGACGGGACCCTGGTGGATCCCGCGGGGGCCATCACCGGGGGCATCGCCACCGCCCTGGAGCGCCACGGACTGCCCGTGCCCGGCCCGGACCGGTTGGCGTCCCTCGTGGGACCGCCGTTGCAGGAGAGCCTGGCCTCCCTCGAGGGAGTCACGGCGGAGAACATGCCCTCGGTGATCCGGGACTACCGGGCCGGATACCTGAGCCACGGGATGGCGGCCAGCACCGTCTACCCCGGTGTCCGTGACGCCCTCGAGGACCTTCGGGCAGACCATCGGCTGGTGGTCGCCACCTCCAAGCCCCGCTCGCTCGCGCGCCAGCTGCTGCGCGTCCAGGGCCTCGATCACCTCTTCGCGGCGGTCTGCGGCTCGAACGACGACGAGACCGCACCGCTGCCGCCGCACGGCACGAAGGTGCAGGCGATGGACGAGGCGTTGGCCGCCGTCGGGCACCCGGAGCGGGCCGTGATGGTGGGGGACCGGCACTTCGACCTGGCCGGGGCCACCCACCACGGGATCCCGGGGATCGGTGTGCTCTGGGGCTTCGGCAGCCGGCACGAGCTGGAGGGAGCCGGGGCCACGGTCCTGTGTGAGGACGCGGGGGACCTGCCCGCGCATTGCCGAGCACTGCTGACCGCGGCCCGGACCTGA
- a CDS encoding 1-acyl-sn-glycerol-3-phosphate acyltransferase, translating to MATNEAVRTGIRALVKVTCRPTITGLENVPESGGFIVASNHLSFFDSVILQAVMPRMVHFFAKAEYFTQPGIRGTVMKGFFDSVGSIPVERGEMAASVAALELLVDHVEAGSGVGIYPEGTRSRDGRLYKGRTGVGWLALATGVPVVPVGLRGTDRLQPPGSNRFTPHRFSLTVGQPLQFEHLGTKHPLPPRRQATAEIMDAIAALSGQERAATYNEPVSGNTSGSQAGQSPTPAQD from the coding sequence ATGGCGACCAATGAAGCCGTGCGCACGGGGATCCGTGCCCTGGTCAAGGTCACCTGCCGGCCGACCATCACCGGCCTGGAGAACGTGCCGGAGTCCGGCGGGTTCATCGTGGCCAGCAATCACTTGTCCTTCTTCGACTCCGTGATCCTGCAGGCAGTCATGCCGCGCATGGTGCACTTCTTCGCCAAGGCCGAGTACTTCACCCAGCCCGGCATCCGGGGCACGGTGATGAAGGGCTTCTTCGACTCCGTGGGCTCGATTCCCGTCGAACGCGGTGAGATGGCCGCATCCGTGGCAGCCCTGGAGTTACTCGTGGACCACGTGGAGGCCGGCTCGGGCGTCGGCATCTACCCCGAGGGCACCCGCAGTCGGGATGGCCGCCTCTACAAGGGCCGCACCGGCGTCGGCTGGCTGGCACTGGCCACGGGGGTGCCGGTGGTGCCGGTCGGTCTGCGGGGGACCGACCGCCTCCAACCTCCCGGTTCGAACCGGTTCACGCCGCACCGTTTCTCCCTGACCGTCGGCCAGCCGCTGCAATTCGAGCATCTCGGCACCAAGCACCCGTTGCCGCCCCGGCGGCAGGCGACGGCGGAGATCATGGACGCCATCGCGGCCCTCTCGGGCCAGGAACGCGCGGCCACCTACAACGAACCGGTCTCGGGCAACACCTCCGGCAGTCAAGCCGGACAGAGCCCGACGCCCGCCCAGGACTGA
- the uvrC gene encoding excinuclease ABC subunit UvrC — MADPASYRPRTGEVPTSPGVYRFRDPDGRVIYVGKAKNLRSRLASYFQDPNGLHPKTRAMVFTAASVEWTVVGSELEALQLEYTWIKQYTPRFNIMYRDDKSYPYLAVTMNEKYPRVQVMRGDKRKGVKYFGPFHPAKAIRETVDLMLRVFPVRTCSSGVFRRAELTGRPCLMGYIDKCAAPCVDRISQAGHRQLAQDFCDFMAGDAQKYIRRLEAQMKEAVADLRYEDAARRRDDIAALKRVFERNAVVLSESTEADIFAFADDELEAAVQVFHVRDGRIRGQRGWVVEKVEDVSGATMVEQLLEQVYGSLEDTSRIPREVLVPELPENADQVAALLSGMRGAQVSLRVPQRGDKRSLMETVKENAVLALRMHKTRRSGDLTTRSAALRELQDALELPEPLLRIECYDISHVSGTNVVGSMVVVEDGMPKKADYRKFSVTGDAARDDTAAMRNVLTRRFRHYLEDQERSGTFATGEIALETDPADPAGQTGPGGAAEGPAGAPADGPSSRRFAYPPSLVVVDGGPPQVASAVQALADLGITDLPVVGLAKRLEELWLPGEEFPLVLPRASQGLYMLQRIRDESHRFAITFHREKRGKSMVSSALDGIEGLGPAKQKVLLKHFGSVKRIRAASVDQLQEARGIGPALAATVHAALHPEISAPESESAEAAEAAGTAEPAEMASADRVTHGVNLTTGEILE; from the coding sequence ATGGCTGATCCGGCCAGCTACCGCCCGAGGACCGGCGAGGTGCCCACCTCGCCGGGGGTGTACCGGTTCCGCGACCCGGACGGGCGCGTCATCTACGTGGGCAAGGCCAAGAACCTGCGGTCGCGACTCGCCTCCTACTTCCAGGACCCCAACGGGTTGCATCCCAAGACCCGGGCGATGGTGTTCACCGCCGCCTCGGTGGAGTGGACCGTGGTCGGCTCGGAGCTGGAGGCCCTGCAGCTCGAGTACACCTGGATCAAGCAGTACACACCGCGGTTCAACATCATGTACCGGGATGACAAGTCCTACCCGTACCTCGCCGTGACGATGAACGAGAAGTACCCGCGGGTGCAGGTCATGCGCGGGGACAAGCGCAAGGGCGTGAAGTACTTCGGACCCTTCCACCCGGCCAAGGCCATCCGTGAGACCGTGGACCTGATGCTCCGGGTCTTCCCGGTCCGGACCTGTTCCTCTGGCGTCTTCCGGCGGGCCGAGCTCACGGGCCGGCCCTGTCTGATGGGCTACATCGACAAGTGCGCCGCCCCGTGCGTGGACCGGATCAGCCAGGCGGGGCACCGGCAGCTCGCGCAGGACTTCTGCGACTTCATGGCCGGGGACGCCCAGAAGTACATCCGCCGCCTTGAAGCCCAGATGAAGGAGGCCGTGGCGGACCTGCGCTACGAGGACGCCGCGCGTCGCCGGGACGACATCGCGGCCTTGAAGCGGGTGTTCGAGCGCAACGCCGTGGTCCTCTCGGAATCCACGGAGGCAGACATCTTCGCCTTCGCCGACGACGAGCTCGAGGCCGCCGTCCAGGTGTTCCACGTCCGGGACGGGCGCATCCGCGGTCAGCGCGGCTGGGTGGTCGAGAAGGTCGAGGACGTCTCGGGTGCCACCATGGTGGAGCAGCTGCTGGAGCAGGTCTACGGCTCGCTCGAGGACACCAGCCGCATCCCGCGCGAGGTCCTCGTGCCCGAGCTGCCGGAGAACGCCGACCAGGTGGCCGCCCTGCTGTCCGGCATGCGGGGCGCCCAGGTCAGCCTGCGGGTGCCGCAGCGCGGTGACAAGAGGTCCCTGATGGAGACCGTCAAGGAGAACGCCGTGCTCGCGCTGCGGATGCATAAGACGCGCCGCTCCGGAGACCTGACGACTCGCTCCGCCGCACTGCGCGAGCTCCAGGACGCCCTCGAACTGCCCGAGCCGCTGCTGCGGATCGAGTGCTATGACATCTCCCACGTATCCGGGACCAACGTGGTCGGCTCCATGGTGGTGGTGGAGGACGGGATGCCGAAGAAGGCCGACTACCGCAAGTTCAGTGTGACGGGGGATGCCGCCCGGGATGACACGGCCGCCATGCGCAACGTCCTCACCCGCCGGTTCCGCCACTACCTGGAGGACCAGGAGCGCAGTGGCACGTTCGCCACCGGGGAGATCGCTCTCGAGACGGATCCGGCGGATCCGGCTGGTCAGACGGGTCCCGGCGGAGCGGCAGAGGGCCCGGCCGGGGCACCCGCGGACGGTCCGTCCTCGCGCCGTTTCGCCTACCCGCCCTCCCTCGTGGTGGTCGACGGCGGCCCCCCACAGGTGGCCTCGGCCGTCCAGGCCCTGGCGGACCTGGGGATCACCGACCTGCCCGTGGTCGGCCTCGCCAAGCGGCTCGAGGAGCTGTGGCTGCCGGGCGAGGAATTCCCCCTCGTGCTCCCGCGCGCCTCCCAAGGGCTCTACATGCTGCAGCGGATCCGCGACGAGTCCCACCGCTTCGCCATCACCTTCCATCGGGAGAAGCGTGGTAAGTCCATGGTCTCCTCTGCCCTGGACGGCATCGAGGGTCTGGGCCCGGCCAAGCAGAAGGTCCTGCTCAAGCACTTCGGTTCGGTCAAACGCATCCGTGCCGCCAGCGTGGATCAGCTGCAGGAGGCCCGGGGCATCGGCCCGGCCCTGGCGGCCACCGTCCACGCGGCTCTCCACCCCGAGATCTCGGCGCCCGAAAGCGAGTCCGCTGAAGCCGCGGAGGCCGCTGGGACTGCCGAGCCTGCCGAGATGGCCTCGGCGGACCGGGTGACGCACGGCGTGAACCTGACCACCGGGGAGATCCTGGAATGA
- the rapZ gene encoding RNase adapter RapZ produces MSDGLTPVKPPTSEVLIVTGMSGAGRTTAAHALEDHGWYVVENIPPQLFITLTDLVGRSPEAIPRLALVVDVRSKELFKDIQEALGQLRAQGVDYRVLFLDASDELLVRRFESARRPHPLQGSGRIPDGIAVERLLLRELKEEAEIVVDTSTKNVHSLATTITELFTESGPIVLRLNVMSFGFKYGLPQDANFMADVRFLPNPHWVPELRPFTGRDTAVSDFVLQQQGASEFVDHYLEALVPVLDGYRRENKHYATFAIGCTGGKHRSVAVAEELGHRLSQQPRVTVNVHHRDLGRE; encoded by the coding sequence ATGAGCGACGGCCTGACCCCGGTGAAACCACCCACCTCTGAAGTCCTCATCGTCACCGGCATGTCGGGAGCGGGACGGACCACCGCCGCCCACGCGCTGGAAGACCACGGCTGGTACGTGGTGGAGAACATCCCGCCACAGCTCTTCATCACCCTGACGGACCTCGTGGGCCGTTCCCCGGAGGCGATCCCGCGGCTGGCCCTCGTGGTGGACGTGCGGTCCAAGGAGCTCTTCAAGGACATCCAGGAGGCCCTGGGCCAGTTACGTGCCCAGGGCGTGGACTACCGGGTGCTCTTCCTGGATGCCAGTGACGAGTTGCTGGTGCGCCGTTTCGAATCGGCCCGCCGCCCGCACCCCCTGCAGGGTTCCGGCCGCATCCCGGACGGGATCGCCGTCGAACGCCTGCTTCTGCGGGAGCTGAAGGAAGAGGCCGAGATCGTGGTGGACACCAGCACGAAGAACGTGCACTCGCTGGCCACCACCATCACGGAGCTGTTCACCGAGTCCGGCCCCATTGTGCTGCGTCTGAACGTCATGAGCTTCGGCTTCAAGTACGGGCTCCCGCAGGACGCGAATTTCATGGCCGATGTCCGGTTCCTGCCGAACCCGCACTGGGTCCCCGAGCTGCGTCCCTTCACGGGCCGGGACACCGCGGTCTCGGATTTCGTGCTGCAGCAGCAGGGCGCCAGTGAGTTCGTGGATCACTACCTCGAGGCGCTGGTGCCCGTCCTGGACGGCTACCGCCGGGAGAACAAGCACTATGCCACCTTCGCCATCGGCTGTACGGGTGGCAAGCACCGCTCGGTGGCCGTGGCCGAGGAGCTGGGCCACCGGCTGAGCCAGCAACCGCGGGTCACGGTCAACGTGCACCACCGGGACCTGGGCCGGGAATGA
- the yvcK gene encoding uridine diphosphate-N-acetylglucosamine-binding protein YvcK, protein MSSHFTGQLPLAPSSVPAPGQPAGTYDPTLRVTALGGGHGLSATLRALRLIAGEITAVVTVADDGGSSGRIRREMDVLPPGDLRMALAALCDDTDWGRTWRDVMQHRFTSKEGTEATLDNHSLGNLLIVALWELLGDPVGGLRWAGALLGARGQVLPMSTVPLAISGAVLSENEKGELVRRTVTGQSSLAAAGKNTRVSHIRLEPENAPACEESMEAIELSDWIVLGPGSWYTSVLPHLLLPELRDALVRTPARKALVMNLTTDTAETSGMNAADHLEVIHHYAPDLRLDVVIADQDAVQDAQGFVDAAERLGAAVLFSRVGAGSGTPIHDPLRLALAFQEAFKGS, encoded by the coding sequence ATGAGCAGCCATTTCACGGGCCAGTTGCCCCTGGCGCCCAGTTCCGTTCCGGCGCCGGGCCAGCCGGCCGGGACGTACGATCCGACCCTGCGCGTCACCGCGCTCGGCGGCGGCCATGGGCTGTCGGCCACGCTGCGGGCCCTGCGGCTCATCGCCGGGGAGATCACGGCCGTGGTGACGGTGGCCGACGACGGGGGATCCTCGGGCCGCATCCGCCGGGAGATGGACGTGCTGCCGCCTGGTGACCTGCGGATGGCCCTGGCCGCCCTGTGTGATGACACGGACTGGGGGCGGACCTGGCGCGATGTCATGCAGCACCGGTTCACCTCCAAGGAGGGCACCGAGGCCACGCTGGACAACCACTCCCTGGGCAACCTGTTGATCGTGGCCCTGTGGGAGCTGCTCGGTGACCCGGTGGGCGGACTGCGCTGGGCCGGGGCCCTGTTGGGTGCCCGCGGTCAGGTGCTGCCCATGTCCACCGTGCCGCTGGCGATCTCCGGTGCCGTGCTGTCCGAGAACGAGAAGGGCGAGCTGGTCCGGCGGACCGTGACGGGCCAGTCCTCGCTGGCGGCCGCCGGGAAGAACACCAGGGTCTCCCACATCCGGCTCGAACCGGAGAATGCCCCCGCCTGTGAGGAGTCCATGGAGGCCATCGAGCTCTCCGACTGGATCGTCCTCGGGCCCGGTTCCTGGTACACCTCCGTCCTGCCGCACCTGCTGCTACCCGAGCTGCGTGACGCCCTGGTCCGCACTCCGGCCCGGAAGGCGCTCGTGATGAATCTCACCACGGACACCGCGGAAACCTCCGGCATGAACGCGGCGGACCACCTGGAGGTCATCCACCACTACGCGCCCGATCTGCGGTTGGACGTCGTCATAGCAGACCAGGACGCGGTCCAGGACGCCCAGGGCTTCGTGGATGCGGCTGAGCGTCTGGGGGCCGCGGTCCTGTTTAGTAGGGTTGGTGCCGGTTCGGGGACCCCGATCCATGACCCACTGCGTCTGGCTTTGGCCTTTCAGGAGGCCTTCAAGGGCTCCTGA